From Calonectris borealis chromosome 7, bCalBor7.hap1.2, whole genome shotgun sequence, one genomic window encodes:
- the C7H10orf71 gene encoding cardiac-enriched FHL2-interacting protein: MQGNKKHTEGHSDSSSIGSLLDDTDREVSSLTDRAFRSLCVAELEDSYNEPDLAISPDFALQFSAKFHPGTLNHTIKKSNICNKLTARNNEHTIWASTFQQLPKCAPEEKRIAKSNTFAMERKKLNLPDPGPKNNKHVSKVSSLIKTFDKTADQGSGGSLIALKQPVKNSFQKCKLNHGNDMACWGDTDILSIHKELSEFSEASQGSHCLSSKHEPQKRPNKIDLSYCGSDGYYPVLIEMSKVAKSNFSHSSKKALKNRSVKVNEPAKKGNFLHSENSAFESWNVHHKKLTEKEGFVDIKTKMEGLAYLEEAPFIKESLTREHKLPPAKITVAKKQEKDFQMEPTPPEAAFSIPLPAGYVPQGPLPSKNEFPAAPPPTPPARIHAHQGPSRLPPVPQALPLPPPTQQGHPPTPSTPEAPPVPPPPMPAQLSPPAMSETSVSPQSVSYRMVSPSSMSQARSPPPPRPLATLTEEEALSPQLGNTCPPWRRQRATKGAAEERQTSKEKSTASDETVSLSEKATGAEPGLDVTSLAKQVNSPGSISPSFNITELLTPIIPPKQEVDPVESELIPLTPPPTESVAARDHEGSAFGDYTSRDSYKSKASSLLFNLKDVRKRVKSIYTPSPLLRALEEKNKTRENIQERIKMNPSLLNLQEKSNKNIAEKDELSDITSVLSGSVHEKHNKTDLTGHFTDNYLTLSSPQTTADLLFYQTGDNLQQDNSKHEGLLKNTRGNENFPLFRHESNGPDLRKRLQYPALKSFSGDNADTTAGQPVQNPGVQGKENERQAANQNKEFAFKTLPNQLSPAEDVPYSDIQTSMVVTGHEAQGKISSSSSEQSFVSTVEQPLQEEPFPPVPLMQKACLQESQRTKSEMGADCKKSRKERGKEVGEDELQYYACISPGTGAAEKKESRVTGNEQRSLMKEKLRREKREEANSMDSASDSIRDMSIPRSEEPQTPPSSSTKPSLFMIKDNTFRSPQVIRAVKLPLFRSFSLDDTVSSSYKEMESRFVPPAEHNKQHQNMLHAQEVGWLASRRRGQQNVRDGATDRGKEASEPGSTSATQDPSLLEDTDSFSLGKLMEDDEETCALLNKVGKMNEENVCRRKEKTQTRKARHSLTQPNLGLENDQAQNNPSYPAERKTNYFKNHHLSNRRGGSCAKKIITRDTISSVTGSISEDHTYSPVTREALEDILHTEGAPVLLDSLACSAVTSPRSGSTMHSIAASSLSDKPTRETEDVVNPALLNMALKSQADMSAEEILDSAQRNLPSDSAGEAERLEPRGLGERAAGKPPAVPPKTEKALRRAKKLASRRKKMQEQQKKHQTEHTDAVGRKSSHSGQTLAPPSPLGYSLHPAPHSTFTPTETSTGRPSGASAVSPSPSSSQRKLLQDPDSGQYYVVDLPAEVNLKTFYDPETGKYVQVSVPSSEGNLYQHPSSEIINSPYASYPRVLPLPASSVAVLKSPSQLSEPTWLMPAVPGEPAELSEDGQQDYRYAEAVDTQPYIEPASYPYSQDAEETRVHLRKDMSPTPNTDIISLTDLDDFAADGVS; this comes from the coding sequence ATGCAGGGAAATAAGAAACATACAGAAGGACATAGTGACTCCTCAAGTATTGGGAGTCTCCTGGATGACACAGACAGAGAGGTGAGCAGTCTCACAGACCGGGCTTTCAGAAGTTTGTGTGTGGCAGAACTCGAAGACTCTTACAATGAACCAGATCTTGCCATTTCACCTGACTTTGCCCTCCAATTCTCTGCTAAATTTCACCCAGGGACGTTAAACCATACCATCAAGAAAAGCAACATCTGTAATAAGCTAACAGCAAGAAACAATGAACATACAATATGGGCTTCAACATTCCAGCAGTTACCAAAGTGTGCTCCGGAGGAGAAGAGGATTGCTAAAAGTAACACCTTTGccatggaaaggaaaaagctgaatTTGCCAGACCCTGGTCCAAAAAACAATAAACATGTTTCAAAAGTGTCCTCTTTGATTAAGACATTTGATAAGACTGCAGACCAAGGGTCAGGAGGTTCCCTGATAGCCCTTAAGCAGCCCGTTAAGAATagctttcaaaaatgtaaattaaatcatGGAAATGATATGGCTTGCTGGGGTGACACAGACATTTTAAGCATCCATAAGGaactttctgaattttctgaggCAAGTCAAGGTAGCCACTGTCTCAGCAGCAAACATGAGCCACAGAAAAGACCTAATAAAATAGACCTGAGTTATTGTGGCTCTGATGGTTATTATCCTGTGCTGATTGAGATGTCAAAAGTAGCCAAGTCAAATTTTTCCCATTCGTctaaaaaggctttaaaaaacagaagtgtgAAAGTTAATGAGCCAgcaaaaaaaggtaattttcttcacagtgagaATAGTGCTTTTGAATCATGGAACGTGCATCATAAAAAACTGACTGAAAAGGAGGGATTTgttgatataaaaacaaaaatggaaggTCTTGCATACCTGGAAGAAGCACCATTTATTAAAGAATCCCTCACACGTGAACATAAATTACCACCTGCCAAGATCACTGTTgctaagaagcaggagaaagattTTCAGATGGAGCCAACTCCACCAGAAGCTGCTTTCAGCATCCCTCTCCCAGCTGGATATGTACCCCAGGGCCCACTCCCTTCAAAAAACGAAtttcctgctgctcctcctcccacaCCCCCCGCTAGGATCCATGCGCACCAGGGTCCTTCTCGACTACCCCCTGTCCCACAGGCGCTTCCTCTTCCACCCCCCACCCAGCAGGGCCATCCCCCAACACCCTCTACACCTGAAGCCCCTCCTGTGCCACCCCCCCCCATGCCAGCTCAGCTTTCCCCCCCTGCCATGTCCGAAACCTCCGTCTCACCCCAGTCTGTGTCCTACAGGATGGTTTCACCCTCATCCATGTCCCAGGCACGCAGCCCGCCTCCACCGAGACCCCTGGCCACCTTAACCGAAGAGGAGGCCCTCAGTCCCCAACTGGGCAATACCTGTCCACCCTGGAGGAGACAGAGGGCTACAAAAGGGGCAGCAGAGGAGAGACAGACTTCAAAGGAGAAGTCCACAGCCAGCGATGAGACGGTTTCATTGTCTGAAAAGGCGACTGGTGCTGAACCTGGTCTGGATGTGACTTCTCTGGCTAAACAGGTAAACTCCCCTGGATCGATCAGTCCCTCTTTCAACATCACTGAACTCTTAACACCCATCATACCACCAAAACAGGAGGTAGACCCTGTGGAAAGCGAGCTGATCCCGCTGACACCTCCTCCCACTGAGAGCGTGGCAGCGAGAGACCACGAGGGGAGCGCGTTTGGCGATTATACGTCTCGGGATAGTTACAAATCGAAAGCATCGAGTCTGTTATTCAACTTGAAGGATGTGCGTAAACGTGTTAAAAGCATTTATACTCCTTCTCCCCTCTTAAGGGCcttggaggagaaaaataaaactagggAAAATATACaggagagaataaaaatgaatcCCTCACTCTTgaatttacaagaaaaaagtaacaaaaatattgcAGAGAAAGATGAGTTGAGTGATATAACCTCCGTATTGTCTGGCAGTGTGCACGAAAAGCACAATAAAACTGATTTAACTGGACACTTTACAGACAATTACCTGACTTTGAGTTCACCCCAGACAACAGCGGACCTTTTATTTTACCAAACTGGAGACAACTTGCAGCAAGACAATTCAAAACATGAAGGTCTGCTTAAAAACACAAGGGGTAATGAAAACTTCCCCTTGTTCAGACATGAATCAAATGGACCCGATTTAAGGAAACGTCTGCAGTATCCAGCACTGAAATCATTCAGTGGAGACAATGCAGATACAACAGCTGGGCAGCCTGTGCAAAATCCTGGTGTCCAGGGTAAGGAAAATGAGAGACAGGCTGCTAATCAGAACAAAGAGTTTGCCTTCAAAACACTCCCAAACCAACTTTCACCAGCAGAGGATGTGCCTTACAGTGACATCCAAACCAGTATGGTGGTAACTGGCCATGAAGCACAAGGCAAAATAAGCAGTAGCTCTTCGGAGCAATCTTTCGTCTCCACGGTAGAGCAGCCACTTCAGGAGGAGCCATTTCCACCAGTGCCCCTGATGCAGAAGGCATGCCTTCAAGAAAGCCAGCGGACTAAGAGTGAAATGGGTGCAGACTGTAAAAAAAGCCgcaaggagagagggaaagaggttGGGGAAGATGAGCTGCAATATTATGCTTGTATCAGCCCTGGTACTGgtgcagcagagaaaaaggagagtAGGGTTACTGGGAATGAACAGAGGAGCTTGATGAAAGAGAAactaaggagagagaaaagggaagaggcCAACAGCATGGATTCTGCTTCCGACAGCATAAGGGACATGTCCATCCCCAGGTCTGAGGAGCCACAAACACCCCCTTCAAGCTCAACCAAACCCAGTCTGTTTATGATTAAAGATAACACATTCAGGTCACCTCAGGTAATAAGGGCTGTCAAGCTGCCCCTGTTCAGGTCCTTTTCCCTGGATGATACAGTGAGCAGCAGTTATAAGGAAATGGAAAGTAGGTTTGTGCCCCCAGCAGAGCACAACAAGCAGCACCAAAACATGTTGCATGCCCAGGAGGTAGGCTGGTTGGCATCGAGGCGCAGAGGGCAACAGAACGTGAGAGATGGAGCAACTGACAGAGGGAAAGAGGCCAGTGAGCCTGGATCTACTTCAGCAACACAGGATCCCAGTCTTCTGGAAGATACAGACAGCTTTTCATTAGGGAAGCTGATGGAAGATGATGAAGAGACTTGTGCTTTGTTAAATAAAGTTGGGAAAATGAATGAGGAAAATGtctgcagaaggaaagagaagaccCAGACTAGGAAGGCAAGACACAGCTTAACACAGCCAAATTTAGGTCTGGAAAATGACCAAGCACAAAACAACCCCAGCTATCCTGCAGAAAGAAAGACTAATTACTTTAAGAATCATCATTTATCTAATCGCAGAGGTGGTTCTTGTGCGAAAAAAATAATCACTAGGGACACCATTTCCTCTGTGACTGGCTCCATATCTGAGGACCACACATATTCTCCTGTAACCCGTGAAGCTTTAGAGGACATCCTACATACAGAAGGTGCACCAGTTTTGTTAGACAGTCTTGCATGCTCTGCTGTTACAAGCCCCAGGTCAGGCAGCACGATGCACTCCATTGCTGCCAGTTCGTTATCAGACAAGCCAACAAGAGAGACAGAGGATGTTGTAAACCCTGCCTTGCTAAACATGGCACTAAAGAGCCAAGCTGATATGTCCGCAGAAGAGATACTTGATTCAGCACAGAGGAATCTGCCTTCTGATTCTGCAGGGGAAGCTGAGAGACTGGAGCCCAGGGGACTTGGGGAGAGAGCAGCAGGCAAGCCTCCTGCTGTGCCACCGAAAACAGAAAAGGCTCTGCGGCGGGCCAAAAAGCTggcaagcaggagaaagaaaatgcaagagcagcagaaaaaacatCAGACTGAGCATACAGATGCTGTAGGGAGAAAGTCTTCTCATTCTGGACAGACACTAGCACCTCCCTCACCCTTGGGATATTCTCTCCATCCTGCCCCTCACTCAACTTTTACTCCCACAGAAACCAGTACAGGAAGACCCAGTGGTGCATCAGCAGTAAGCCCTTCACCCTCTTCAAGCCAGCGTAAACTTCTCCAAGACCCTGACTCTGGCCAATACTATGTAGTTGATTTACCAGCTGAAGttaatttaaagacattttatgatCCAGAAACTGGCAAATATGTTCAAGTCTCAGTCCCTTCCTCAGAAGGGAACTTATACCAGCACCCCTCTTCAGAAATTATTAATTCTCCCTATGCCTCTTACCCTAGAGTGCTGCCTTTGCCAGCTTCATCTGTAGCAGTGCTGAAGTCACCTTCTCAGCTCTCCGAACCTACCTGGTTAATGCCGGCTGTACCAGGAGAACCAGCTGAACTATCTGAAGATGGCCAGCAGGACTACAGATACGCTGAAGCTGTGGATACCCAGCCCTATATTGAACCAGCCTCTTACCCCTACAGTCAAGATGCTGAAGAAACTCGAGTTCACTTACGAAAGGACATGAGTCCAACCCCAAATACTGACATAATATCCCTCACCGATTTAGATGATTTTGCTGCTGATGGAGTATCTTGA